From one Mucilaginibacter inviolabilis genomic stretch:
- a CDS encoding S41 family peptidase: MKKTAGVIFRTMILVLLGIAIGLMIGDRKFADRNLGFSFSDNNKLSKVLELVNHNYVDSVNIDSIEGASVNEMLQNLDPHSLYLPPQQAQSINERLDGGFNGIGIEFQLLRDTMVITQVYAGGPASKAGLPAGSKIITVDNKKFSGTKLTTDRVNNIFRGEKDSSLLLGVADGKDLKTYAIKRGRVDLSSVNAAYMANSTTGYIKIGKFASTTDADFRKALNKLKTDGMNSLLLDLRGNGGGYLNAATSLADEFLGKGKLIVYTKGIHEPRTDYFATDSGSFQQGKVTVLIDEYSASASEILAGALQDLDRATIVGRRSFGKGLVQQQFPFGDGSAVNLTVARYYTPSGRSIQKSYKGGVENYRNELALRMKKGELFSEQNIRNDSVFKGSYHTLSGRKVFSGGGIMPDVFVPADTSQSTLVVQNLIDQQLFSAYVIDRMLPVLNQFATGDDFIKDYQVSDDDFHNFILYSSKTLKEMDSHELLISRDYIKSILKANAARFKWGDNAFYQVMNSNDEAFKKALSN, from the coding sequence GATTGCCATCGGGTTGATGATAGGTGATAGAAAATTTGCCGATCGTAACCTTGGTTTTTCATTTTCAGATAATAACAAACTGTCTAAAGTTTTGGAGTTAGTTAACCATAATTACGTTGATAGTGTTAATATCGATAGTATTGAAGGAGCGTCGGTTAATGAGATGCTTCAAAATCTCGACCCTCATTCCCTTTATTTACCACCACAGCAGGCACAATCTATTAATGAGCGTTTAGATGGCGGATTTAATGGTATTGGTATTGAATTTCAGTTGTTAAGGGATACCATGGTTATAACCCAGGTTTACGCAGGTGGTCCGGCCTCTAAGGCAGGTTTGCCTGCCGGCAGTAAGATAATTACGGTAGATAATAAAAAATTCTCGGGCACAAAGCTTACTACAGATAGGGTGAACAATATATTCAGAGGAGAAAAAGATTCCTCTTTATTACTTGGCGTTGCCGATGGAAAAGACCTGAAAACGTATGCTATAAAACGCGGTCGGGTTGACCTGAGTAGTGTAAATGCTGCTTATATGGCTAATTCAACAACGGGTTATATTAAGATAGGCAAATTCGCATCTACCACCGATGCGGATTTTCGTAAAGCTTTAAATAAGCTTAAAACAGATGGAATGAATAGCTTATTGCTTGATCTTAGAGGCAACGGAGGCGGATATCTGAACGCGGCAACATCCCTGGCAGATGAGTTTTTGGGCAAAGGCAAGTTAATTGTATATACCAAAGGCATTCACGAACCCCGTACGGATTATTTTGCTACAGACTCTGGTTCGTTTCAGCAGGGAAAGGTAACCGTGCTTATTGATGAGTATTCGGCCTCGGCCAGTGAAATATTGGCGGGTGCTTTACAGGACCTGGACAGAGCCACCATTGTTGGTCGCCGTTCTTTTGGTAAGGGCCTGGTGCAGCAGCAATTTCCATTTGGTGACGGTTCTGCCGTGAATTTAACGGTAGCCAGGTATTATACTCCATCGGGCCGGTCGATCCAAAAATCATATAAAGGCGGCGTGGAGAATTACCGGAACGAACTGGCATTGCGCATGAAAAAGGGTGAGCTTTTCTCGGAGCAAAACATCCGGAACGACTCCGTTTTTAAAGGCTCATATCATACCCTAAGCGGTCGTAAAGTGTTTAGCGGAGGTGGTATTATGCCAGATGTTTTTGTGCCTGCTGATACCTCACAAAGCACCCTTGTAGTACAAAATTTAATTGATCAGCAACTGTTTTCGGCTTATGTGATTGACCGGATGCTGCCCGTGCTGAATCAATTTGCAACGGGAGATGATTTTATAAAAGATTATCAAGTAAGCGATGATGATTTCCACAATTTCATCCTGTACTCCTCAAAAACATTAAAGGAAATGGATTCGCACGAATTGCTGATATCCCGCGATTATATTAAAAGTATCCTCAAGGCTAATGCGGCCCGCTTTAAATGGGGCGACAATGCTTTTTACCAGGTGATGAACAGCAATGATGAAGCGTTTAAAAAAGCGTTGAGTAATTAA
- the der gene encoding ribosome biogenesis GTPase Der — MSNIVAIVGRPNVGKSTLYNRLTETRKAIVDDFSGVTRDRHYGVAEWLNHQFTLIDTGGYVANSDDIFEAAIREQVDIAIEEASVILFIVDVTTGITDLDDEIATRLRKSSKPVFVVVNKLDNNSQVADSMVFYSLGLGEIYSISSMTGSGTGELLDEVVKHFEDEVLEENTRPKYAIVGRPNVGKSSIINSLIGKDRNIVTPIAGTTRDSIHIHYNQYGHDFMLIDTAGMRKKTKVKENIEFYSVMRTIKALEEADVIILMIDAVEGIESQDINIFHLAEKNKKGIMVVVNKWDLIEKNNKTAKVFEEQIREKIAPFTDVPIVFTSVTEKQRVLKVIDVANQVYQNRARKISTSKLNEVMLPIIESYPPPSIKGKYVKIKYITQIAGASPMFAFFCNLPQYVKEPYYRFIENKLRENFDFSGAPIQVWFRQK; from the coding sequence ATGAGTAACATAGTAGCCATAGTAGGCCGTCCGAACGTCGGCAAATCAACTTTATATAATCGCTTAACCGAAACCCGCAAGGCCATTGTCGACGATTTTAGCGGCGTAACCCGCGACAGACATTATGGCGTTGCCGAGTGGCTGAATCATCAGTTTACCCTTATTGATACAGGCGGCTATGTAGCCAACTCCGATGATATTTTTGAGGCCGCAATACGCGAACAGGTTGACATTGCTATTGAAGAAGCTTCTGTAATTTTGTTTATTGTTGATGTTACTACCGGCATTACCGATCTGGACGATGAAATAGCCACCCGTTTACGCAAAAGCAGCAAACCTGTTTTTGTGGTGGTTAACAAATTGGATAACAATAGCCAGGTAGCCGATTCGATGGTGTTTTACAGTTTGGGGCTGGGCGAAATCTACAGCATTTCATCCATGACCGGTTCAGGTACCGGCGAATTGCTTGACGAGGTGGTTAAACATTTTGAAGATGAGGTTTTAGAAGAAAACACCCGACCTAAATATGCTATTGTAGGCAGGCCAAATGTGGGTAAATCATCTATTATCAACTCACTTATTGGCAAGGATCGTAATATTGTTACCCCCATTGCAGGCACCACCCGCGATTCTATACACATCCATTACAACCAGTACGGCCATGATTTTATGCTGATTGATACTGCCGGGATGCGTAAAAAAACCAAGGTTAAGGAAAACATCGAGTTTTACTCTGTGATGCGTACCATTAAGGCGCTGGAAGAAGCCGATGTGATTATCCTGATGATTGATGCGGTTGAAGGTATCGAATCGCAGGATATCAACATATTCCACCTGGCCGAGAAAAACAAAAAAGGTATCATGGTTGTGGTGAACAAATGGGATCTGATCGAAAAGAACAACAAAACCGCGAAGGTCTTTGAAGAGCAGATCCGCGAAAAGATTGCACCTTTTACCGATGTGCCTATCGTGTTTACCTCCGTTACCGAAAAACAACGTGTGTTAAAGGTAATTGATGTGGCCAACCAGGTTTACCAAAACCGAGCCCGAAAAATATCTACTTCAAAACTAAACGAGGTGATGTTGCCTATTATCGAAAGTTATCCGCCGCCATCCATCAAAGGCAAATATGTAAAGATCAAATACATTACCCAAATTGCAGGTGCGTCGCCTATGTTCGCGTTCTTCTGTAATTTACCACAATATGTAAAAGAACCCTACTACCGCTTTATTGAAAATAAGCTGCGGGAGAATTTTGATTTTTCCGGCGCTCCGATACAGGTTTGGTTCAGGCAGAAATAG
- the era gene encoding GTPase Era, producing MSHQAGFVSIIGKPNAGKSTLMNALVGEKMSIITPKAQTTRHRILGIVNTDDYQIVFSDTPGVIKPHYALHESMMHQVDGSIVDADLILLVTDIYEEFDETDVLKKLEGSLAPVAVLINKIDQSDEETVKKKVEFWQEKLKPKAIFAISALLEHNIKAVMDFVVENLPEHPAYYEKDALTDRNDRFFASEMIRAQLLKQYKKEIPYSAEVIVTSFIEGETLHRISAEIIVERDSQKNIIIGQGGKMLKIVGTYARRDMEEFFQRKIFLEMFVKVIPDWRSKKNYLKKFGYE from the coding sequence ATGAGTCATCAGGCAGGTTTTGTAAGTATAATTGGTAAGCCCAATGCAGGTAAATCAACCCTTATGAACGCCCTCGTTGGCGAAAAAATGTCTATCATCACCCCAAAAGCACAGACCACGCGTCACCGTATTTTGGGAATTGTGAACACCGATGATTACCAGATTGTGTTTTCTGACACCCCTGGCGTTATCAAACCACACTATGCCCTGCATGAGAGCATGATGCACCAGGTGGATGGTTCTATTGTTGATGCCGACCTAATTTTGCTGGTTACCGACATTTACGAAGAGTTTGATGAAACCGACGTACTCAAAAAACTGGAGGGTTCATTGGCGCCAGTAGCCGTACTGATCAACAAGATCGACCAAAGCGACGAGGAGACGGTAAAAAAGAAAGTGGAATTTTGGCAAGAAAAGCTAAAACCCAAAGCAATTTTCGCGATATCGGCACTGTTGGAGCACAACATCAAAGCCGTAATGGATTTTGTGGTAGAAAACCTGCCCGAGCATCCGGCTTATTATGAAAAAGATGCTCTGACCGATCGTAACGACCGCTTTTTTGCCTCAGAGATGATCAGGGCCCAACTGCTTAAACAATATAAAAAAGAGATCCCTTACAGCGCCGAGGTGATTGTGACTTCGTTTATTGAGGGTGAAACCCTGCACCGTATCAGCGCCGAAATTATTGTGGAGCGCGATTCGCAAAAAAACATCATTATTGGCCAAGGTGGCAAAATGCTTAAAATAGTAGGCACTTATGCCCGCCGCGATATGGAAGAGTTTTTTCAAAGAAAAATTTTCCTGGAGATGTTTGTCAAAGTGATACCCGACTGGCGTAGCAAAAAAAATTACCTTAAAAAATTCGGGTACGAATAA
- the mdlD gene encoding NAD(P)-dependent benzaldehyde dehydrogenase MdlD, with the protein MDTNQKEYITGVFQSQKKFFATRKTQPVDFRIQQLANLKKSFMAYNDAICDAMFTDLGKSKSETEYAEIKLVLDELDYCLDNLESWARPIEMPSSRHATGGEIVSKVTFQPYGVSYIIGPFNYPIQLTFSPLLGAIMGGNTAIIKPSENTPHVAAVIEKIVKDAFPPDYVSVIQGAIEENTLLLSLSFDYIFFTGSPNVGKIVMKAAAEQLIPVTLELGGKSPTIVHQDANLDKAVERIARGKWMNCGQTCVAPDYVYVHESIKEELIERLKTHLQKTYDGNSFGKIGKIVSQQQVKNLAGYLDAAKEKVVYGGKYDLETRYFEATLMDNVVWTDAVMQQEIFGPILPFLAYSDIDVVLNEINSRPKPLALYVFSEDKNFAEDVLSRTTSGDAEINSAIVHVGVHFLPFGGVGTSGIGKYHGQYSFQTFSHMRSVLEMK; encoded by the coding sequence ATGGATACCAATCAAAAAGAGTACATAACAGGGGTGTTTCAAAGCCAAAAAAAGTTCTTTGCAACACGGAAAACCCAACCAGTTGATTTCAGAATTCAGCAGCTGGCGAATTTGAAAAAGTCATTTATGGCGTATAATGATGCCATTTGCGATGCCATGTTCACAGATTTGGGGAAAAGTAAGTCAGAAACCGAGTATGCTGAAATAAAGCTGGTTTTGGATGAACTGGATTACTGCCTCGATAATTTGGAAAGCTGGGCTAGGCCTATTGAAATGCCTTCAAGCCGGCATGCCACAGGCGGGGAAATTGTAAGCAAGGTAACCTTTCAGCCTTACGGGGTTAGCTATATTATAGGCCCTTTCAACTATCCTATTCAATTGACATTTAGCCCTCTACTGGGTGCTATAATGGGCGGAAATACCGCCATCATCAAGCCGTCGGAAAATACGCCACATGTTGCCGCCGTTATTGAAAAAATAGTGAAGGATGCATTTCCTCCCGACTATGTATCGGTGATACAAGGCGCAATCGAGGAAAATACGCTTTTGTTAAGCTTAAGTTTTGACTATATCTTCTTTACCGGAAGTCCTAACGTAGGCAAGATCGTCATGAAGGCCGCCGCCGAGCAGCTGATACCGGTGACGTTGGAGCTGGGTGGAAAATCGCCGACCATTGTGCATCAGGATGCCAACCTCGATAAGGCAGTGGAAAGGATTGCAAGAGGCAAATGGATGAACTGTGGCCAAACCTGTGTAGCCCCTGATTATGTGTATGTGCACGAATCCATAAAGGAGGAGCTGATTGAGCGACTTAAGACCCATCTGCAGAAGACCTACGATGGTAATTCATTCGGTAAAATTGGTAAGATCGTTTCACAGCAACAGGTAAAGAACCTGGCAGGCTATTTAGATGCAGCAAAAGAAAAAGTGGTATATGGTGGCAAGTATGATCTGGAAACCCGCTATTTTGAAGCGACATTAATGGATAACGTTGTCTGGACCGACGCGGTAATGCAACAGGAAATATTTGGGCCAATTCTTCCATTTCTGGCTTATTCGGACATTGATGTGGTGCTTAATGAAATCAATTCCCGACCAAAGCCCCTGGCATTATATGTTTTCTCTGAAGATAAAAATTTTGCCGAAGATGTTTTAAGCAGGACGACAAGTGGTGATGCAGAGATCAACAGTGCTATAGTACATGTAGGCGTTCATTTTTTGCCTTTTGGCGGTGTAGGAACTTCAGGAATAGGTAAATACCACGGCCAATACAGCTTCCAGACTTTCAGCCATATGAGATCTGTATTAGAGATGAAGTAA
- a CDS encoding SDR family NAD(P)-dependent oxidoreductase, whose amino-acid sequence MENNKAYIITGPTSGIGYATALELAKYGTVILVGRNPEKLGQLQKEIKDRGHNAVPVVCDISDMKSVKRAAEQIIALQFPLAGLLNNAGIMPAKPAKSAQGWDMTFATNHLGAFALTEALAPHLIKGANVIFITSAIEDPERKPAKMMGMKGARYLSAEASAHGEWAAGGAKMPGIDAYATSKQCILAAAMAFAREDQRLHYNAVEPGITRGTSLGGESTNAFIRFLFGHLMAVIPPFSTYSSTPKKSALVITRILTDELGKTGVYFDEKGKPMQGSAQVRDLKFQDRVVSETRALLSTVK is encoded by the coding sequence ATGGAAAATAATAAAGCTTATATAATTACCGGTCCAACTTCGGGCATTGGCTATGCTACAGCCCTTGAACTGGCAAAATACGGTACCGTTATCCTGGTGGGCAGAAACCCCGAAAAACTTGGACAGTTACAAAAAGAGATAAAAGACCGGGGGCACAATGCCGTGCCGGTGGTATGTGATATTTCGGATATGAAGAGTGTAAAGAGGGCAGCTGAGCAAATCATAGCACTGCAGTTTCCTCTTGCCGGATTGCTGAACAATGCAGGTATTATGCCGGCCAAACCGGCCAAAAGCGCCCAGGGTTGGGATATGACGTTTGCCACAAATCATCTCGGGGCATTTGCACTCACCGAGGCACTTGCTCCGCATCTTATTAAGGGTGCAAATGTGATTTTTATAACCTCCGCCATTGAAGACCCTGAACGCAAACCAGCAAAAATGATGGGGATGAAAGGTGCTCGTTACCTGTCTGCCGAGGCAAGTGCTCATGGCGAGTGGGCTGCAGGGGGTGCTAAAATGCCCGGCATTGATGCTTACGCCACATCAAAACAGTGTATCCTGGCTGCGGCTATGGCCTTTGCACGCGAAGATCAGAGACTGCATTACAACGCCGTAGAGCCGGGAATAACCCGGGGAACCAGCTTGGGCGGCGAAAGCACGAATGCTTTTATTCGTTTCCTGTTTGGTCATTTGATGGCGGTCATCCCTCCTTTCTCAACCTACAGCAGCACGCCAAAAAAATCAGCTTTAGTGATCACCAGGATCCTCACTGATGAGTTGGGTAAAACAGGAGTGTATTTTGATGAAAAGGGCAAGCCAATGCAGGGTTCAGCGCAAGTTCGTGATCTGAAGTTTCAAGATCGCGTAGTGAGCGAAACCCGTGCCTTGTTATCAACGGTTAAATAA
- a CDS encoding helix-turn-helix domain-containing protein, with amino-acid sequence MPRSDYHIGVISSEQFVTEHTFAYIINGEMHLYDGSNNYVLKSGECVLARKNRLIRFKKEKVNGELEKVFVFFDGPFLKAFQEKHQPGVPKFQSGETILRLPENRLLPNFIQSLLPYYNHGKITETFADVKREELLLILLQAQPELAGLFFDYGIPEKINIEEFMNRNYQFNVSIERFAYLTGRSLSVFKRDFKQIFNDTPSHWLVQRRLQEAYFLIDKKNQKPTKIYLELGFETLPHFSYAFKKYFGVAPTELAGQKSSDFKRA; translated from the coding sequence ATGCCCAGATCAGACTATCATATTGGGGTGATCTCATCCGAACAATTCGTAACCGAGCATACTTTTGCCTATATTATTAATGGCGAAATGCACTTGTATGACGGAAGTAATAACTATGTGCTAAAATCGGGGGAATGTGTACTTGCCCGAAAAAACCGCTTGATAAGATTTAAGAAAGAAAAAGTAAACGGTGAGCTGGAAAAAGTATTCGTTTTTTTTGATGGACCGTTTCTTAAAGCTTTTCAGGAAAAACATCAACCAGGGGTGCCGAAATTCCAATCGGGCGAAACGATTTTGCGCCTGCCGGAAAATAGGTTATTGCCAAATTTTATTCAGTCGTTGCTGCCATACTATAATCATGGAAAAATAACTGAAACTTTTGCCGACGTAAAGCGGGAAGAACTACTCCTGATTTTGCTGCAGGCACAACCAGAACTAGCTGGTTTGTTTTTTGATTATGGCATACCCGAAAAAATAAACATCGAGGAATTTATGAACCGCAATTACCAGTTCAATGTTAGCATTGAGCGGTTTGCTTATTTAACAGGGCGCAGCTTATCTGTATTTAAAAGAGATTTTAAGCAGATATTTAATGATACGCCAAGCCATTGGTTAGTGCAAAGGCGATTGCAGGAAGCCTATTTCCTGATCGATAAAAAAAATCAAAAACCTACTAAAATTTATCTGGAGCTGGGCTTTGAGACCTTGCCACATTTCTCTTATGCCTTTAAAAAATATTTCGGGGTAGCACCAACAGAATTGGCAGGCCAAAAAAGCAGCGATTTTAAGCGGGCGTAG
- a CDS encoding helix-turn-helix domain-containing protein gives MIHRELDAPAEIRNSIRDFWYWEKDFGASPAAFEVLPDGHAEIVFHFGSGCSLMVDGRLEPLPSPFIVGLLGQPVYFHAQDRLQIIGVKCLPWAVYDLLKLPSVKGGIQVFTHPIALLQEHLQQLLQAEKIDEALALVLNWFMDAHQTAALAPALTKAGLAMLEANGSLPVNRVAAAAHATVRTLERKFKASSGHTLKDVSGLIRFEQARDRLWDNPDTSISALAHELGYADQSHLNREFKRYSGTTAAAFAKQTRARKKELCDDFVAIVLSS, from the coding sequence ATGATACATAGAGAACTTGACGCGCCTGCAGAAATCCGCAACAGCATAAGAGATTTTTGGTACTGGGAGAAGGATTTCGGTGCATCGCCGGCTGCTTTCGAGGTATTGCCAGATGGCCACGCCGAGATTGTTTTTCATTTTGGCAGCGGCTGCAGTTTGATGGTTGATGGCCGGCTTGAGCCATTACCCTCGCCGTTTATAGTTGGGCTGTTAGGACAGCCGGTCTATTTTCATGCTCAGGATCGTTTACAGATCATCGGGGTAAAGTGTTTGCCCTGGGCAGTTTACGATCTGCTTAAACTCCCATCCGTTAAGGGCGGAATACAAGTTTTTACGCATCCGATTGCCTTATTACAAGAGCATCTGCAACAGCTTCTTCAAGCCGAAAAGATTGATGAAGCGCTGGCCCTGGTGCTAAACTGGTTTATGGATGCGCACCAGACAGCCGCCCTCGCTCCGGCATTGACCAAGGCTGGCCTGGCAATGCTGGAAGCAAATGGTTCCTTGCCGGTAAATCGGGTAGCAGCGGCAGCACATGCCACCGTCAGAACATTGGAGCGAAAGTTTAAGGCTTCATCGGGGCATACCCTAAAGGATGTATCCGGCCTGATCCGTTTTGAACAGGCGCGTGATCGTTTGTGGGATAATCCCGATACATCTATTTCAGCTTTGGCGCATGAATTGGGTTACGCAGATCAGTCTCATCTTAACCGGGAGTTTAAGCGTTATAGCGGCACTACAGCAGCAGCTTTTGCCAAACAGACCAGGGCGCGAAAAAAAGAGCTCTGCGATGATTTTGTCGCAATTGTTCTATCTTCCTAA
- a CDS encoding FAD-dependent monooxygenase encodes MKDQKVLISGASIAGLSTAWWLNHIGYQVTVVELAATPRVYGAAVDLNGPTVEIAKRMGLYEQLKSFHLGVDRIEYKNADDVTEGTMIINEGSESPGDEIEIEREKFVAVLMEALKNKVEFMFSNSISALEETADSLTVTFNDGSPQTYNLVIGCDGSHSGTRKIWFGPENDYAHFLGAYFSISIVNKVLVPQRTMQTFSVPCKTVMLNAYNHKTDIIFLFSSETDIPYNYRDIARQRAIIEQQFEGQGWRTAELLKEIEQSDSFYFDKFCQIKMPSWSKGRVALVGDAAYCPSPASGQGGSLAIQGAAAIADALLKHNGDYEPAFREYDRNLRPSIEEIQAIAEQNVKTNFVLKTEEEIRRRNTEAKLF; translated from the coding sequence ATGAAAGATCAAAAAGTACTTATTTCCGGCGCCAGCATAGCGGGTTTGTCAACGGCCTGGTGGCTGAACCATATAGGCTACCAGGTAACCGTTGTTGAACTGGCCGCCACTCCGAGGGTTTATGGCGCGGCTGTTGATCTGAACGGCCCAACTGTAGAAATAGCCAAGCGAATGGGCTTATATGAACAGCTCAAATCATTCCACTTAGGCGTCGACCGCATCGAATATAAGAATGCAGATGATGTGACTGAAGGGACTATGATCATCAATGAAGGCTCCGAATCCCCAGGTGATGAAATTGAGATCGAGCGTGAAAAATTTGTGGCGGTGCTGATGGAGGCGCTGAAAAATAAAGTGGAATTTATGTTCAGCAACAGTATTAGCGCGCTCGAAGAAACCGCAGACAGCCTTACAGTTACTTTTAATGATGGTAGTCCGCAAACTTACAACCTGGTGATCGGCTGCGATGGCTCACATTCCGGTACCAGGAAAATCTGGTTTGGGCCCGAAAATGATTATGCTCATTTCCTGGGCGCATATTTTTCTATCAGTATTGTTAATAAGGTGCTTGTTCCACAAAGGACGATGCAAACCTTTAGCGTGCCCTGCAAAACAGTTATGCTGAATGCTTATAACCATAAGACGGATATTATATTTTTGTTCAGCTCTGAAACCGATATCCCCTATAACTATCGCGATATTGCCCGGCAGCGTGCCATCATCGAACAGCAATTTGAAGGGCAAGGCTGGCGGACGGCTGAACTCCTGAAGGAAATTGAACAGTCTGACAGTTTCTACTTTGACAAGTTCTGCCAGATCAAAATGCCGTCATGGTCGAAAGGCCGGGTGGCATTGGTTGGCGATGCCGCCTATTGTCCGTCACCGGCTTCAGGACAGGGCGGCTCTCTGGCCATACAGGGTGCGGCCGCTATTGCCGATGCTTTGCTTAAACATAATGGTGACTATGAGCCGGCCTTTAGGGAGTATGACCGCAACCTGCGACCTTCCATTGAAGAAATTCAGGCCATCGCCGAGCAAAACGTAAAAACAAATTTTGTGTTGAAAACGGAAGAAGAAATCCGCAGGCGCAATACAGAGGCTAAGTTATTCTGA
- a CDS encoding ester cyclase: MKATEEFYRSYIDCLNSRNLERLSDFIQDTLTYNGKNTTAKDYKESRLAEQKAIPDLFYHIELLVTNEDTIACRLNFNCTPKSEFMGIKPNGNKAIFSENVFYKLKQGKISSVLSLIDMDTIRKQIG, encoded by the coding sequence ATGAAAGCAACGGAAGAATTTTACCGAAGTTATATTGATTGCCTTAATAGCCGAAATTTAGAACGGCTTTCAGATTTCATTCAGGATACACTTACGTACAACGGTAAAAATACAACCGCAAAAGATTATAAAGAGAGCCGTTTAGCGGAGCAGAAAGCCATACCGGATCTCTTTTATCATATCGAACTTCTGGTAACCAACGAGGATACGATCGCTTGCCGGTTAAACTTTAACTGTACCCCGAAAAGCGAATTCATGGGCATCAAACCAAACGGTAACAAGGCCATATTTTCAGAAAACGTTTTTTATAAATTAAAGCAGGGTAAAATAAGTTCCGTTTTATCTTTAATTGATATGGATACCATTAGAAAACAAATTGGCTGA
- a CDS encoding alpha/beta fold hydrolase gives MNDQPVKTIATETLLIAYVEHGPSDGWPVILSHGFPYDIHAFDEVASILKHAGARVITPYTRGFGHTRFISKHVKRNAQQAARGTDIIELSDALELEMPVLGGFDWGGNASCVAAALWPEKIGGLVSYASYDVIDVQEQRHALAPSLERICWYQHLFQSERGRECLAKYRYEIGRMLWSEWSPNWQFDETEYARTAAAFENPDFVDVVIHCYRFMHGLDAGDPAFRQMEDLLAQKPKIKVPTVTIDGTADPLKPGGTADHASSFIGLHEHVVVDAGHNVPQENPKVFADAVMKVHSWM, from the coding sequence ATGAACGACCAGCCTGTAAAAACCATTGCAACAGAGACACTATTAATTGCTTACGTTGAGCATGGCCCAAGTGATGGCTGGCCAGTAATACTGTCGCACGGATTTCCTTATGATATACACGCTTTCGATGAGGTAGCCTCCATCCTGAAACATGCAGGGGCAAGAGTCATTACTCCATATACCCGTGGATTTGGGCACACCCGCTTCATTTCAAAACACGTTAAGCGTAACGCGCAGCAGGCCGCCCGCGGCACAGACATCATCGAGCTTTCCGATGCCCTCGAATTGGAGATGCCCGTACTGGGAGGTTTTGATTGGGGTGGTAACGCATCGTGCGTTGCAGCTGCCCTTTGGCCCGAAAAAATTGGTGGCCTTGTATCCTACGCAAGTTACGACGTAATAGACGTGCAAGAGCAAAGGCATGCCCTGGCACCATCGCTTGAGCGCATCTGCTGGTATCAGCATCTATTCCAATCTGAACGGGGGCGTGAATGCCTGGCCAAATACCGATACGAAATCGGCCGGATGCTATGGAGCGAATGGTCGCCCAACTGGCAATTCGATGAAACGGAATACGCCCGGACAGCGGCGGCTTTCGAAAATCCCGACTTTGTGGATGTTGTTATACATTGTTACCGCTTTATGCATGGTCTGGATGCGGGAGACCCCGCTTTTCGGCAGATGGAGGACCTTTTGGCGCAAAAGCCTAAGATTAAGGTGCCAACAGTAACCATTGATGGCACCGCCGATCCGCTTAAGCCCGGCGGAACAGCAGATCATGCCAGCTCATTCATCGGGCTCCATGAACATGTAGTTGTTGATGCCGGTCATAATGTGCCACAGGAAAATCCTAAGGTATTTGCAGACGCGGTTATGAAAGTTCATAGCTGGATGTAG